A single region of the Glycine max cultivar Williams 82 chromosome 20, Glycine_max_v4.0, whole genome shotgun sequence genome encodes:
- the LOC100777077 gene encoding exocyst complex component SEC8 isoform X1, producing the protein MGIFDELPLPSEKAYLREDLSRIDESWVAARFDSLPHVVHILTSKDRDAAAQFLKEQSDIIEEVVDEVVHSYHSGFNRAIQNYSQILKLFSESTESISVLKVDLGEAKRRLSARNKQLHQLWYRSVTLRHIISLLDQIEDIAKVPARIEKLIAEKQFYAAVQLHVQSILMLERGLQTVGALQDVRSELTKLRGVLFYKILEDLHAHLYNKGEYSAAGSTLLENDDELPTTTAVALAAHNSQPLSRRTRSLKGDNQNSLQIDGSYRPASMDGGSFDGHDEADSNEEATLDGNMATARINGNDIPKDSNNALRQMPTWLSNSTPDEFLETIRKSDAPLHVKYLQTMVECLCMLGKVAAAGAIICQRLRPTLHEIITSKIKAHAELLNSSRSIGQGSRTGTGNLHFIKGQLESYQLPKQKHKNGISIAGTLLAVSPVSPLMAPGGKAQVAAKELLDSILDAVVRIFENHVIVGELLEAKASQHADLNTPKSLPVDVNWSPDSEASQVTGGYSIGFSLTVLQSECQQLICEILRATPEAASADAAVQTARLASKVPSKDKRDGSEDGLTFAFRFTDATISVPNQGVDLVRQGWSRKGPNVLQEGYGSAAVLPEEGIYLAASIYRPVLQFTDKVASMLPTKYSQLGNDGLLAFVENFVKDHFLPTMFVDYRKGVQQAISSPAAFRPRAHVATTYTSSIEKGRPVLQGLLAIDHLTKEVLGWARAMPKFSNDLVKYVQTFLERTYERCRTAYMEAVLEKQSYMLIGRHDIEKLMRIDPSSAYLPNLLGQLNVESNSSDAETIEAELELGELLLNLRPIKQENLIHDDNKLILLASLSDSLEYVADSIERLGQTTQRASNHVGGKYHHSRSDSAPTRSLASFAQDYRKLAIDCLKVLRIEMQLETVFHMQEMANTEYLDDQDAEEPDDFIISLTAQITRRDEEMAPFISNAKRNYIFGGICGVAANASVKALADMKSINLFGVQQICRNAIALEQALAAIPSINSEAVQQRLDRVRTYYELLNMPFEALVAFITEHIHLFTPAEYAKLLNVQVPGREVPPDAQDRLSEILSM; encoded by the exons ATGGGAATTTTTGATGAGTTACCTTTGCCTTCAGAAAAAGCT TATTTGAGAGAAGACCTCTCTAGAATAGATGAGAGTTGGGTTGCTGCTCGTTTTGATTCACTACCTCATGTTGTTCACATTTTGACATCAAAAGATCGTGATGCTGCCGCCCAATTTTTGAAGGAGCAAAGTGATATTATTGAGGAGGTTGTGGATGAAGTAGTACATTCCTACCATAGTGGCTTCAACAGAGCTATCCAAAACTATTCCCAG ATCTTGAAGCTCTTCAGTGAATCCACTGAAAGTATATCTGTCTTAAAAGTAGATTTGGGAGAGGCCAAGAGGCGCCTTAGTGCCCGCAATAAGCAATTGCATCAACTATGGTATCGGTCAGTCACACTGCGGCATATAATATCCTTATTGGATCAAATTGAAGACATTGCTAAG GTTCCGGCTCGCATCGAGAAACTCATTGCTGAGAAACAATTTTATGCTGCGGTTCAATTGCATGTGCAATCAATACTGATGCTTGAGCGAGGTCTCCAAACT GTTGGGGCGCTTCAAGATGTCCGTTCTGAGTTGACGAAGTTACGTGGAGTCCTCTTTTATAAGATTTTGGAGGATTTGCATGCCCATTTATACAATAAGGGTGAATATAg TGCTGCTGGCTCAACTTTGTTAGAGAATGATGACGAATTACCAACTACCACTGCTGTTGCACTTGCTGCACATAATTCACAACCTCTGTCTCGGAGAACAAGATCGCTCAAAGGTGACAATCAGAATAGTCTCCAGATTGATGGATCATATAGGCCAGCATCTATGGATGGAGG TTCTTTTGATGGCCATGATGAGGCAGATTCAAATGAGGAAGCTACCTTAGATGGGAATATGGCAACAGCGAGAATCAATGGTAATGATATACCAAAGGATTCTAACAATGCTCTTCGTCAAATGCCAACATGGCTCTCAAATTCGACACCTGATGAATTTCTT GAAACAATTAGAAAAAGTGATGCTCCGCTTCATGTGAAGTATCTCCAGACCATGGTTGAGTGCCTTTGCATGCTTGGCAAAGTTGCAGCTGCTGGAGCTATTATATG CCAAAGATTGCGGCCAACACTTCACGAGATAATTACATCCAAGATTAAAGCTCATGCAGAGCTTTTGAATTCATCAAGGTCCATTGGTCAGGGTTCCCGGACTGGAACAGGTAATCTGCACTTCATAAAAGGTCAACTAGAAAGTTATCAGTTGCCAAAACAGAAGCATAAGAATGGAATATCTATTGCTGGAACTCTGTTGGCTGTGAGTCCTGTATCGCCTCTTATGGCTCCTGGTGGGAAAGCACAGGTTGCTGCTAAGGAGCTTCTTGATTCAATTTTGGATGCTGTTGTTCGAATATTTG AGAATCATGTCATTGTTGGGGAGCTTTTGGAAGCAAAAGCAAGTCAGCATGCTGACTTAAACACGCCAAAATCATTGCCAGTAGATGTAAACTGGAGCCCTGATTCTGAAGCATCTCAAGTTACCGGAGGGTACAGCATAGGTTTCTCCCTGACAGTGTTACAG AGTGAATGCCAACAACTTATATGTGAAATTCTGCGGGCCACTCCTGAAGCTGCATCTGCTGATGCTGCAGTGCAAACAGCTAGGCTTGCGAGCAAAGTCCCTTCTAAAGATAAAAG GGATGGATCAGAAGATGGTCTTACCTTTGCATTTCGCTTTACAGATGCTACAATATCTGTTCCTAACCAGG GAGTTGATCTTGTTCGCCAAGGTTGGAGTAGGAAGGGTCCCAATGTGCTTCAAGAGGGTTATGGTTCTGCAGCAGTTTTGCCTGAGGAAGGCATATATTTAGCGGCATCCATATACCGACCTGTGCTTCAG TTCACAGATAAAGTTGCTTCAATGCTGCCAACAAAGTATTCCCAACTCGG CAATGATGGGTTGCTAGCTTTTGTGGAGAACTTTGTGAAGGACCACTTTTTACCAACTATGTTTGTAGACTACCGAAAAGGCGTACAGCAAGCCATATCGA GTCCAGCTGCATTTCGTCCAAGGGCACATGTGGCTACTACTTACACTTCGTCAATTGAGAAGGGTCGACCTGTGTTACAAGGATTATTAGCTATAGATCACTTGACAAAGGAG GTGCTTGGCTGGGCACGAGCAATGCCCAAGTTCTCTAATGATCTTGTGAAGTATGTGCAAACTTTTCTGGAGAGGACTTATGAAAGATGCCGGACTGCATACATGGag GCTGTTCTTGAGAAGCAGAGTTATATGCTTATTGGGAGGCATGATATTGAGAAATTGATGAGGATTGACCCCTCAAGTGCATATTTACCGAATCTGCTTGGTCAGTTAAATGTGGAAAGTAATTCATCTGATGCCGAAACAATTGAGGCTGAATTAGAACTTGGTGAATTACTGCTAAATTTGCGTCCTATTAAACAG GAAAACCTAATCCATGATGACAACAAACTTATTCTGTTGGCATCCCTTAGTGACTCATTAGAGTATGTTGCAGACTCTATTGAAAG GCTTGGACAGACAACTCAAAGAGCATCAAATCATGTTGGGGGAAAATACCATCACAGTCGTTCAGACAGTGCACCTACAAGGAGTCTAGCTTCATTTGCTCAAGATTATAGGAAACTGGCAATTGATTGCCTCAAGGTTTTACGCATAGAGATGCAATTGGAGACAGTATTCCATATGCAG GAAATGGCAAATACAGAATACTTGGATGACCAAGATGCTGAAGAGCCGGATGACTTCATCATTTCGCTCACTGCACAG ATAACACGAAGAGATGAGGAAATGGCTCCTTTTATTTCAAATGCAAAGCGGAATTATATATTTGGTGGAATTTGTGGGGTTGCAGCAAATGCATCTGTTAAG gCTTTGGCAGATATGAAATCCATAAATCTTTTTGGCGTTCAACAAATTTGTCGAAATGCTATTGCATTGGAACAG
- the LOC100777077 gene encoding exocyst complex component SEC8 isoform X2: MGIFDELPLPSEKAYLREDLSRIDESWVAARFDSLPHVVHILTSKDRDAAAQFLKEQSDIIEEVVDEVVHSYHSGFNRAIQNYSQILKLFSESTESISVLKVDLGEAKRRLSARNKQLHQLWYRSVTLRHIISLLDQIEDIAKVPARIEKLIAEKQFYAAVQLHVQSILMLERGLQTVGALQDVRSELTKLRGVLFYKILEDLHAHLYNKGEYSAAGSTLLENDDELPTTTAVALAAHNSQPLSRRTRSLKGDNQNSLQIDGSYRPASMDGGSFDGHDEADSNEEATLDGNMATARINGNDIPKDSNNALRQMPTWLSNSTPDEFLETIRKSDAPLHVKYLQTMVECLCMLGKVAAAGAIICQRLRPTLHEIITSKIKAHAELLNSSRSIGQGSRTGTGNLHFIKGQLESYQLPKQKHKNGISIAGTLLAVSPVSPLMAPGGKAQVAAKELLDSILDAVVRIFENHVIVGELLEAKASQHADLNTPKSLPVDVNWSPDSEASQVTGGYSIGFSLTVLQSECQQLICEILRATPEAASADAAVQTARLASKVPSKDKRDGSEDGLTFAFRFTDATISVPNQGVDLVRQGWSRKGPNVLQEGYGSAAVLPEEGIYLAASIYRPVLQFTDKVASMLPTKYSQLGNDGLLAFVENFVKDHFLPTMFVDYRKGVQQAISSPAAFRPRAHVATTYTSSIEKGRPVLQGLLAIDHLTKEVLGWARAMPKFSNDLVKYVQTFLERTYERCRTAYMEAVLEKQSYMLIGRHDIEKLMRIDPSSAYLPNLLGQLNVESNSSDAETIEAELELGELLLNLRPIKQENLIHDDNKLILLASLSDSLEYVADSIERFWVVEQSHSQQESCFGGIVEGLQRLVE; encoded by the exons ATGGGAATTTTTGATGAGTTACCTTTGCCTTCAGAAAAAGCT TATTTGAGAGAAGACCTCTCTAGAATAGATGAGAGTTGGGTTGCTGCTCGTTTTGATTCACTACCTCATGTTGTTCACATTTTGACATCAAAAGATCGTGATGCTGCCGCCCAATTTTTGAAGGAGCAAAGTGATATTATTGAGGAGGTTGTGGATGAAGTAGTACATTCCTACCATAGTGGCTTCAACAGAGCTATCCAAAACTATTCCCAG ATCTTGAAGCTCTTCAGTGAATCCACTGAAAGTATATCTGTCTTAAAAGTAGATTTGGGAGAGGCCAAGAGGCGCCTTAGTGCCCGCAATAAGCAATTGCATCAACTATGGTATCGGTCAGTCACACTGCGGCATATAATATCCTTATTGGATCAAATTGAAGACATTGCTAAG GTTCCGGCTCGCATCGAGAAACTCATTGCTGAGAAACAATTTTATGCTGCGGTTCAATTGCATGTGCAATCAATACTGATGCTTGAGCGAGGTCTCCAAACT GTTGGGGCGCTTCAAGATGTCCGTTCTGAGTTGACGAAGTTACGTGGAGTCCTCTTTTATAAGATTTTGGAGGATTTGCATGCCCATTTATACAATAAGGGTGAATATAg TGCTGCTGGCTCAACTTTGTTAGAGAATGATGACGAATTACCAACTACCACTGCTGTTGCACTTGCTGCACATAATTCACAACCTCTGTCTCGGAGAACAAGATCGCTCAAAGGTGACAATCAGAATAGTCTCCAGATTGATGGATCATATAGGCCAGCATCTATGGATGGAGG TTCTTTTGATGGCCATGATGAGGCAGATTCAAATGAGGAAGCTACCTTAGATGGGAATATGGCAACAGCGAGAATCAATGGTAATGATATACCAAAGGATTCTAACAATGCTCTTCGTCAAATGCCAACATGGCTCTCAAATTCGACACCTGATGAATTTCTT GAAACAATTAGAAAAAGTGATGCTCCGCTTCATGTGAAGTATCTCCAGACCATGGTTGAGTGCCTTTGCATGCTTGGCAAAGTTGCAGCTGCTGGAGCTATTATATG CCAAAGATTGCGGCCAACACTTCACGAGATAATTACATCCAAGATTAAAGCTCATGCAGAGCTTTTGAATTCATCAAGGTCCATTGGTCAGGGTTCCCGGACTGGAACAGGTAATCTGCACTTCATAAAAGGTCAACTAGAAAGTTATCAGTTGCCAAAACAGAAGCATAAGAATGGAATATCTATTGCTGGAACTCTGTTGGCTGTGAGTCCTGTATCGCCTCTTATGGCTCCTGGTGGGAAAGCACAGGTTGCTGCTAAGGAGCTTCTTGATTCAATTTTGGATGCTGTTGTTCGAATATTTG AGAATCATGTCATTGTTGGGGAGCTTTTGGAAGCAAAAGCAAGTCAGCATGCTGACTTAAACACGCCAAAATCATTGCCAGTAGATGTAAACTGGAGCCCTGATTCTGAAGCATCTCAAGTTACCGGAGGGTACAGCATAGGTTTCTCCCTGACAGTGTTACAG AGTGAATGCCAACAACTTATATGTGAAATTCTGCGGGCCACTCCTGAAGCTGCATCTGCTGATGCTGCAGTGCAAACAGCTAGGCTTGCGAGCAAAGTCCCTTCTAAAGATAAAAG GGATGGATCAGAAGATGGTCTTACCTTTGCATTTCGCTTTACAGATGCTACAATATCTGTTCCTAACCAGG GAGTTGATCTTGTTCGCCAAGGTTGGAGTAGGAAGGGTCCCAATGTGCTTCAAGAGGGTTATGGTTCTGCAGCAGTTTTGCCTGAGGAAGGCATATATTTAGCGGCATCCATATACCGACCTGTGCTTCAG TTCACAGATAAAGTTGCTTCAATGCTGCCAACAAAGTATTCCCAACTCGG CAATGATGGGTTGCTAGCTTTTGTGGAGAACTTTGTGAAGGACCACTTTTTACCAACTATGTTTGTAGACTACCGAAAAGGCGTACAGCAAGCCATATCGA GTCCAGCTGCATTTCGTCCAAGGGCACATGTGGCTACTACTTACACTTCGTCAATTGAGAAGGGTCGACCTGTGTTACAAGGATTATTAGCTATAGATCACTTGACAAAGGAG GTGCTTGGCTGGGCACGAGCAATGCCCAAGTTCTCTAATGATCTTGTGAAGTATGTGCAAACTTTTCTGGAGAGGACTTATGAAAGATGCCGGACTGCATACATGGag GCTGTTCTTGAGAAGCAGAGTTATATGCTTATTGGGAGGCATGATATTGAGAAATTGATGAGGATTGACCCCTCAAGTGCATATTTACCGAATCTGCTTGGTCAGTTAAATGTGGAAAGTAATTCATCTGATGCCGAAACAATTGAGGCTGAATTAGAACTTGGTGAATTACTGCTAAATTTGCGTCCTATTAAACAG GAAAACCTAATCCATGATGACAACAAACTTATTCTGTTGGCATCCCTTAGTGACTCATTAGAGTATGTTGCAGACTCTATTGAAAG GTTTTGGGTGGTGGAGCAATCCCACTCCCAGCAAGAAAGTTGCTTTGGTGGCATTGTGGAGGGATTGCAAAGATTGGTAGAATGA